The proteins below come from a single Aegilops tauschii subsp. strangulata cultivar AL8/78 chromosome 6, Aet v6.0, whole genome shotgun sequence genomic window:
- the LOC109733115 gene encoding uncharacterized protein, whose amino-acid sequence MHKLASPWRRSRAAPAPRHPLLPSSAGGLRGHHLGRCCLFHPAGGARGEQQQRGQATSGRVCGGAHIRSFLNPMVSIEPQRGSELEMRWGQKILLGWFQDREGKDFLLSAGGERAEIRETKQPEEPENTTPVLCTGHIPHSFCEDQMQGFF is encoded by the exons ATGCACAAGCTCGCATCGCCCTGGCGCCGATCTCGCGCGGCTCCTGCGCCTCGCCACCCTCTTCTCCCCAGCTCAGCAGGAGGTTTGCGAGGCCACCACTTGGGCCGCTGCTGCCTCTTCCACCCAGCAGGAGGAGCACGAGGTGAGCAGCAACAACGGGGACAGGCGACCTCGGGGAGAGTTTGCGGAGGGGCGCATATCAGA TCCTTTCTGAATCCGATGGTGTCAATCGAGCCACAGAGAGGAAGTGAGTTGGAGATGAGATGGGGACAGAAGATCCTGCTCGGCTGGTTCCAAGACCGTGAGGGGAAGGACTTCCTGTTGT CCGCCGGAGGGGAAAGAGCAGAGATCCGAGAGACGAAGCAACCAGAGGAGCCGGAGAACACGACCCCTGTCCTATGTACCGGCCACATCCCCCACAGCTTCTGCGAGGACCAGATGCAAG GTTTCTTTTAG